Proteins from a single region of Chryseobacterium sp. W4I1:
- a CDS encoding sensor histidine kinase translates to MHQQKIKISPAIIWISSLFLGVLSSVPQLASHEFNWKEAIVNSAITAAFSVIMWYVNIYMLNRGAGKRRQHISYSRLMTVLAFGMIIMFGLAWIQQLILSHINFGPAMLMVEVRGILINLVCYMFLTLLQNNYAGQQVQLELEKVKSDNLGAQYELLKQQVNPHFLFNSLNTLKSMAETNDSETVDFVIKLSDFYRFTLESRKLDLISVQEEMRIIEAYLFLQKARFGDGITFSNGLKQEDLKSLIPPFTMQLLVENCIKHNIVSQSKPLHIKIYSSEDGIIIENPVQLKMTSEESLGVGLDNIKMRYQHLLEKEIEIHSDEKNFKIKLPLIHEYHHH, encoded by the coding sequence ATGCATCAGCAAAAAATAAAAATTTCACCAGCCATCATATGGATCAGTTCCCTGTTTCTGGGAGTTCTGTCGTCTGTTCCTCAATTGGCTTCCCATGAATTCAACTGGAAAGAAGCAATTGTCAATTCAGCGATAACAGCAGCATTTTCGGTTATTATGTGGTATGTTAATATTTATATGCTGAACCGGGGTGCAGGCAAAAGGCGACAGCATATTTCTTATTCAAGATTAATGACGGTACTAGCATTCGGAATGATCATCATGTTCGGCCTGGCGTGGATACAGCAGCTGATTTTATCCCATATCAATTTCGGACCGGCGATGCTGATGGTAGAAGTTAGAGGAATCCTGATTAACCTGGTTTGTTATATGTTTCTTACCTTACTTCAAAATAATTATGCAGGACAACAGGTACAGCTGGAACTTGAAAAAGTGAAAAGTGATAATTTAGGAGCACAATATGAGCTGCTGAAACAACAGGTTAATCCCCACTTCCTTTTCAACAGCCTGAATACTTTAAAGTCAATGGCAGAAACCAATGATTCTGAAACTGTAGATTTCGTTATTAAGCTATCTGATTTTTATAGGTTTACCCTTGAAAGCAGGAAGTTAGATCTGATCTCCGTACAGGAGGAAATGAGGATCATTGAAGCTTACCTTTTTCTTCAGAAAGCACGTTTTGGAGACGGTATTACCTTCAGTAACGGGCTAAAACAGGAAGATCTAAAATCTCTTATTCCTCCATTTACCATGCAGCTCCTGGTTGAAAACTGCATCAAACACAATATTGTATCACAGAGTAAACCGTTGCATATTAAAATCTATAGCTCGGAAGACGGGATCATTATAGAAAACCCTGTTCAGCTGAAAATGACTTCGGAAGAATCTCTCGGGGTAGGGCTTGACAATATTAAAATGCGTTACCAGCATCTGCTGGAAAAGGAAATCGAGATTCATTCAGACGAAAAAAACTTTAAAATAAAACTACCACTAATCCATGAATATCATCATCATTGA
- a CDS encoding LytTR family DNA-binding domain-containing protein — protein MNIIIIEDEFRAAKSLQNLLSDLRPESKILAVYDSIEASVEGLSKEIKPDLIFMDIQLSDGLSFEIFKTVDISCPVIFCTAFDQYMLDAFKSKGVDYVLKPFSREDIAEALRKVDELKKFFRKNELPDIESILQKISQPAGKSNFLVFKNQKYTTIQTESIAYFYIHNEITHLVTFDKEQFQLSQPLGQVAEQVSGKQFFRINRQYLVNFKAIKEMEHYFQRKILVKLIIETPEKLLINKEKTHSFFTWLEDR, from the coding sequence ATGAATATCATCATCATTGAAGACGAATTCAGAGCGGCAAAATCCCTCCAAAATCTTTTATCAGACCTAAGACCGGAATCTAAAATCCTTGCGGTATATGACAGTATTGAAGCCAGTGTTGAAGGGTTGTCAAAAGAGATTAAACCGGATCTTATCTTTATGGATATCCAGCTGTCTGACGGGCTTTCATTTGAGATCTTTAAAACTGTGGATATCAGTTGTCCTGTGATCTTCTGTACAGCATTTGACCAATATATGCTTGATGCTTTTAAAAGTAAAGGGGTAGATTATGTTTTGAAACCTTTTTCCAGAGAGGACATTGCTGAAGCCCTGAGAAAGGTAGACGAGCTGAAAAAATTCTTCCGGAAAAATGAGCTTCCGGATATTGAATCTATTTTACAGAAGATCAGTCAGCCTGCGGGGAAAAGCAATTTCCTGGTTTTTAAGAATCAAAAATACACTACGATTCAGACTGAAAGTATTGCCTATTTCTATATCCATAATGAAATTACCCATTTGGTAACATTTGACAAGGAACAATTCCAGCTGTCGCAACCGCTCGGGCAGGTGGCGGAACAGGTTTCAGGAAAACAGTTTTTTAGAATCAACCGTCAGTATCTTGTCAATTTTAAAGCGATAAAGGAGATGGAACATTATTTCCAGCGTAAAATATTGGTTAAACTGATTATTGAAACTCCTGAAAAACTATTGATCAATAAGGAGAAAACGCATAGTTTTTTCACCTGGCTGGAAGATCGCTGA
- a CDS encoding thioredoxin family protein translates to MILRNLFTVGTFTAFLFAGSAFLHENQITKISTDVSSGNNGFAVLELFTSEGCSSCPPADELMGQLEEKYKDQPVYILSYHVDYWNRLGWKDRFSSAENSQRQQLYSRTLRSQTYTPQLVVNGTTGFVGSDRKATEHAIESVLLDSKNTDINLSATVSSKTISVTYKTTEADPQSKLLISLVEKKSSTQVSGGENEGHYLKHYQIVHKQEQIPLKDHPEGTTDFKLPENFSIKNWEIIAFIQNIKTGKISGAAKTEIQ, encoded by the coding sequence ATGATTCTAAGAAATCTTTTTACGGTAGGTACTTTCACCGCTTTTTTATTCGCTGGTTCTGCATTTTTGCATGAAAACCAAATTACGAAAATCTCCACTGATGTTTCATCTGGAAACAATGGTTTTGCAGTTTTGGAACTTTTCACTTCGGAAGGCTGCTCAAGCTGTCCTCCCGCCGATGAACTGATGGGACAATTGGAAGAAAAATATAAAGATCAGCCGGTCTATATCCTCTCCTATCATGTAGATTACTGGAACCGTCTTGGATGGAAAGACCGTTTCAGCAGTGCTGAAAACTCCCAGCGTCAGCAGCTTTACAGCCGTACGCTTCGGTCACAAACCTATACTCCACAGCTGGTTGTTAATGGAACAACGGGATTCGTAGGTTCGGATAGAAAGGCAACAGAACATGCCATTGAAAGTGTATTGCTTGATTCTAAGAATACCGACATCAATCTGTCGGCCACAGTTTCCTCAAAAACGATCTCAGTTACTTACAAAACTACTGAAGCTGATCCTCAAAGCAAACTTCTGATCAGCCTGGTTGAAAAGAAATCCTCCACTCAGGTTTCGGGAGGCGAAAATGAAGGACATTACTTAAAACATTATCAGATTGTTCATAAACAGGAACAAATTCCATTGAAAGATCATCCTGAAGGAACTACAGATTTTAAACTTCCAGAAAATTTCTCTATAAAAAACTGGGAAATCATCGCTTTTATTCAAAATATAAAAACGGGAAAAATCTCGGGTGCTGCAAAGACAGAAATCCAGTAA
- a CDS encoding DoxX family protein — protein sequence MKTKTTKIIYWSGAIFMSLWFGASGFFELTKNPLVWTTTQQLGYPPHFIYLLGVFKLSGIIVLLLPNRLLRLKEWVFAGMFFDIIFAFFSKIAVLGFAATIDAVIAFAVLSVTYIMFRKLYSSELVFGEA from the coding sequence ATGAAAACAAAAACAACAAAAATCATCTATTGGTCAGGAGCTATCTTTATGTCACTCTGGTTTGGAGCAAGCGGCTTCTTTGAACTCACCAAAAACCCGTTGGTCTGGACAACCACGCAGCAACTTGGCTATCCTCCACACTTCATTTACCTGTTGGGAGTTTTCAAATTAAGCGGAATTATAGTCCTTCTTCTCCCGAATCGCTTATTAAGACTGAAAGAATGGGTATTTGCAGGAATGTTTTTTGACATTATCTTCGCTTTCTTTTCAAAAATTGCAGTGCTTGGCTTTGCGGCAACTATAGACGCAGTAATTGCTTTTGCCGTACTTTCTGTGACGTACATTATGTTTAGAAAACTATATTCTTCTGAACTTGTATTCGGGGAAGCTTAG
- a CDS encoding MBL fold metallo-hydrolase encodes MNRRELLKNGLMAGALSIVPFSDVFAETKIGSADLGEDLSGFKKIKLGELELFILTDGYIHEKNIDGFSPRANVSQLKTILRDNFRSDESIDMAMNLMLVKTKNRLILLDSGMGIFADERTGFLLKSLQKAGFSPKDITDVFISHAHPDHIGGVVDKQNNLVFPNADLHISKIEHDFWLQASIKDFKNSYLKTQPEFLNQIIPPIQNILKTIRPKLKFYDLKNTLYDHFSFQLAPGHTPGLTVMTISSGSEKLMYIADLIHSDVILFPHPEWGFSGDTDLDIATESRKKLLQQLAETKTKAFAYHLPWPGLGFTKKESAGFRWVPEIFMS; translated from the coding sequence ATGAATAGAAGAGAACTTTTAAAAAACGGACTGATGGCAGGTGCATTAAGTATCGTTCCTTTTTCAGACGTGTTTGCTGAAACGAAAATAGGTTCAGCAGATCTTGGGGAAGATCTTTCAGGATTTAAAAAAATCAAACTTGGAGAACTGGAGCTGTTTATTCTTACGGACGGATATATTCATGAAAAAAATATTGATGGATTTTCTCCGCGTGCAAATGTTTCCCAACTAAAAACCATTCTCAGGGATAATTTCCGCTCCGATGAGTCTATTGATATGGCCATGAACCTGATGCTTGTTAAGACTAAGAACAGACTTATTTTGCTGGATTCAGGAATGGGGATTTTTGCGGATGAAAGAACCGGGTTTCTTTTAAAAAGCCTTCAAAAAGCAGGATTTTCTCCGAAAGACATTACAGATGTTTTTATTTCCCATGCTCATCCTGATCATATTGGTGGAGTTGTAGATAAGCAGAATAACCTGGTATTTCCCAATGCAGATCTTCATATTTCAAAAATCGAGCATGATTTCTGGCTTCAGGCTTCCATCAAAGATTTTAAAAACAGCTATCTGAAAACCCAGCCGGAATTTCTTAACCAGATTATTCCGCCTATTCAGAATATCCTGAAAACAATCCGTCCTAAGCTAAAGTTTTATGATTTGAAAAATACTTTGTATGATCATTTCAGTTTTCAGCTGGCCCCTGGACACACACCCGGACTTACAGTTATGACCATTTCTTCCGGTAGCGAGAAGCTCATGTATATTGCGGATCTTATTCATTCTGATGTCATTCTTTTCCCGCATCCTGAATGGGGATTTTCCGGGGATACCGATTTGGATATTGCTACGGAATCCCGTAAAAAACTCTTGCAACAACTGGCAGAAACAAAAACCAAAGCTTTTGCCTATCATCTGCCATGGCCCGGATTGGGTTTTACCAAAAAAGAATCTGCAGGATTCAGATGGGTTCCGGAGATTTTTATGAGTTGA
- a CDS encoding aldo/keto reductase yields the protein MKFRKLGNTGEQLSAVGLGCMGMSFAYGPADEQESINTLHKALDLGVNFWDTADMYAAGENEKLISKVLVPNRDKIFIATKFGFRFKDGKPSHSAASGTYFDGSPEWIRKAVDLSLQRLKIDTIDLYYAHRVDPNIPVEETVGAMAELVKEGKVKYLGLSEASAESIRKANKIHPITALQSEYSILTKDVEKEILPTIRELGITLVPYSPLARGLFANINEVQNFGDEDFRKTLPRYQEEYLENNRNLAREINEFAQSKGVKGTQLALAWVLNQGEDIIPIPGTKRIKYLEENIAAVNIDLSQSDLETIDALVKKYPNVGERYTEGSMKLVNN from the coding sequence ATGAAATTCAGAAAATTAGGAAACACAGGAGAGCAGTTATCTGCAGTAGGTTTAGGATGTATGGGAATGAGCTTTGCATACGGCCCGGCTGATGAGCAGGAGAGCATCAATACGCTGCATAAAGCTTTAGATTTAGGGGTTAATTTCTGGGATACGGCAGATATGTATGCTGCGGGAGAAAATGAAAAACTGATCTCAAAAGTTTTGGTTCCAAATCGTGATAAAATCTTTATTGCTACCAAATTCGGATTCAGGTTTAAAGATGGCAAACCTAGCCACAGTGCTGCTTCCGGAACTTACTTTGACGGTTCACCGGAGTGGATCAGAAAGGCAGTTGATTTAAGCCTTCAGAGATTGAAAATTGATACTATTGATCTTTATTATGCCCACAGGGTAGACCCGAATATTCCCGTAGAAGAAACAGTAGGAGCTATGGCAGAGCTTGTAAAAGAAGGGAAAGTAAAATACCTCGGATTATCAGAAGCTTCTGCTGAATCTATAAGAAAAGCGAATAAAATTCATCCAATTACTGCATTACAGTCAGAATATTCTATCCTCACCAAAGATGTAGAAAAAGAAATACTTCCGACCATCAGAGAACTTGGAATCACACTGGTTCCTTATTCGCCGCTGGCAAGAGGACTTTTCGCCAATATCAACGAAGTACAGAATTTTGGTGACGAAGATTTCAGAAAAACATTACCCCGTTACCAGGAAGAATATCTGGAAAACAACAGGAACCTGGCGAGAGAAATTAACGAATTTGCGCAGTCAAAAGGTGTAAAAGGAACCCAATTAGCCTTAGCATGGGTATTGAACCAGGGAGAAGATATTATCCCGATTCCGGGAACGAAACGTATCAAATACCTGGAAGAGAATATTGCAGCTGTGAATATTGATCTTTCACAATCAGATCTTGAAACAATTGACGCCCTTGTGAAAAAATATCCGAACGTTGGTGAAAGATATACTGAAGGCTCTATGAAATTGGTCAACAACTAA
- a CDS encoding helix-turn-helix domain-containing protein — protein MDSKETIKEFYLRNASVVRLESSATTGVGHFNVFTRESCSLMTPYSRRDYYKISLIIGKGKLHYADKWIYVDRPALLFSNPIVPYSWEADNEDQTGWFCLFTDQFLQNGIRLGNLLDSQLFKVGGTPIFFIDEEQQKTVSALFTKMMEEIQSEYIHKYDMLRACLHLLIHETLKMQPAENFEPYQNASHRVASLFMELLERQFPIDSPEAFLKLKTPNDYARSLSIHVNSLNRSVKEMTGKTTSQQIALRTIQEANALLKHTDWNISEIAYGLGFEEPAYFTNFFKKQTGLAPNAVRNAFV, from the coding sequence ATGGATTCTAAAGAAACAATAAAAGAATTTTATCTGAGGAATGCCTCCGTGGTGAGGCTGGAAAGTTCTGCGACAACAGGTGTAGGACATTTTAATGTTTTTACACGGGAAAGCTGCTCACTCATGACTCCTTACAGCAGAAGGGATTACTATAAGATCTCATTAATCATAGGAAAGGGAAAACTTCATTATGCCGACAAATGGATCTATGTAGATAGGCCGGCACTGTTGTTTTCAAACCCAATAGTTCCTTATTCGTGGGAAGCGGATAATGAAGACCAGACAGGATGGTTCTGTCTTTTTACAGACCAGTTTCTGCAGAATGGAATACGCCTGGGGAACCTTTTGGATTCGCAGCTTTTTAAAGTGGGTGGTACCCCGATTTTTTTTATAGATGAAGAGCAACAGAAGACTGTTTCAGCGCTTTTTACGAAAATGATGGAAGAAATTCAGTCAGAATATATTCATAAATATGACATGCTGCGGGCTTGCCTCCATCTTTTGATCCATGAAACGCTGAAAATGCAGCCTGCAGAAAATTTTGAACCTTATCAGAATGCCTCACACAGAGTAGCTTCGCTATTTATGGAGCTGCTGGAAAGACAGTTTCCTATAGACAGTCCCGAAGCATTTCTGAAATTAAAAACGCCCAATGATTATGCCCGAAGCCTTTCTATTCATGTCAATTCATTGAATCGTTCCGTAAAAGAAATGACAGGAAAGACAACGAGTCAACAAATCGCTTTAAGAACTATTCAGGAGGCTAATGCTTTATTGAAACATACGGACTGGAATATCTCAGAAATTGCCTATGGATTAGGGTTTGAAGAACCTGCTTATTTTACCAACTTTTTTAAAAAGCAGACGGGATTAGCGCCTAATGCAGTAAGAAATGCATTTGTTTGA
- a CDS encoding GNAT family N-acetyltransferase produces the protein MENIKFEISPYQDELQLLIDGEKAGYMSIKIDGRLLIVYYTKITEEREGHGYAKMLLDELVRYSEEKDLLVDPECDFVRQQFENHPARYKDIWHA, from the coding sequence ATGGAAAATATAAAGTTTGAGATATCTCCGTATCAGGATGAACTGCAGCTGTTAATTGACGGAGAAAAGGCAGGATATATGTCGATAAAAATAGACGGAAGGCTGCTGATTGTTTATTATACCAAAATTACAGAAGAGCGTGAGGGACACGGATACGCCAAAATGCTTCTGGACGAACTGGTACGGTACTCTGAAGAAAAAGATCTCCTGGTAGACCCTGAATGTGATTTTGTGCGCCAGCAGTTTGAAAACCATCCGGCAAGATATAAGGACATCTGGCATGCCTGA
- a CDS encoding MBL fold metallo-hydrolase, with protein sequence MQMIYLIIILLVLAIAYFVVMELPAFGAAPKGRRLKRIKQSKLYRKGQFRNISHTPSITEGYSPIKVTYDFILGKKHPLLKPSKAIASVYTDLKKLPKDQDIFIWLGHSSYYLQTDGVSFLVDPVLSLYGSPFKYFNKAFKGSDLFKPEDIPELDYLIITHDHFDHLDYPTVKSIKDRTGKAIIPLGVGAHLEKWGYDEENLIEEEWDTEVLLKNGLKITFTPARHFSGRKIRQNNTLWASYVLETPSKKIFLGGDSGYDSHFKMIGEKFGPFDYAVLENGQYDEAWRYIHALPEDVIQIAVDLKAKHIIPVHSSKFALALHPWYEPLQKVAALGREKNLSILTPRIGEIVDVNSSDHQFGNWWSD encoded by the coding sequence ATGCAGATGATATATTTGATCATAATACTTCTTGTTTTGGCCATAGCCTATTTTGTAGTGATGGAACTTCCGGCATTCGGAGCGGCGCCAAAGGGCAGAAGGCTGAAAAGGATAAAACAGTCTAAGCTCTATAGAAAAGGGCAGTTCCGTAACATCAGTCACACACCTTCCATTACTGAAGGTTATAGCCCGATAAAAGTCACGTATGATTTTATTTTAGGTAAAAAACATCCCTTGTTAAAGCCTTCAAAAGCTATTGCTTCTGTTTATACAGATCTAAAAAAACTTCCGAAAGACCAGGACATTTTCATATGGCTGGGACATTCCTCTTATTACCTGCAGACTGATGGTGTTTCCTTTCTTGTAGACCCGGTTCTTAGCTTGTACGGTTCTCCCTTTAAGTATTTTAATAAAGCTTTTAAAGGATCAGATCTTTTTAAGCCCGAAGATATTCCGGAGTTGGATTACCTGATTATCACCCATGATCATTTTGATCATCTAGATTATCCAACGGTAAAATCCATTAAAGACCGCACGGGAAAAGCTATTATTCCTTTGGGTGTTGGTGCACACCTTGAAAAATGGGGTTATGACGAAGAAAACCTGATTGAAGAAGAATGGGATACTGAAGTCCTTTTAAAAAATGGTTTGAAAATCACTTTTACTCCGGCCAGGCATTTTTCCGGAAGAAAGATAAGGCAAAACAATACACTGTGGGCTTCCTATGTCCTGGAAACCCCTTCAAAAAAGATTTTTTTGGGTGGAGATAGTGGCTATGACAGCCATTTTAAAATGATCGGTGAAAAATTCGGGCCTTTTGATTATGCTGTTCTAGAGAATGGGCAATATGATGAAGCCTGGCGGTATATTCATGCACTGCCTGAAGATGTAATCCAAATTGCTGTTGATTTAAAAGCGAAGCATATTATACCGGTTCATTCTTCAAAATTTGCGCTGGCTCTTCATCCATGGTATGAGCCGCTTCAGAAAGTGGCGGCTTTAGGGAGAGAAAAAAATCTCAGTATTCTTACCCCGAGGATTGGGGAAATAGTAGATGTGAACAGTTCCGACCACCAGTTTGGAAATTGGTGGTCAGATTGA
- a CDS encoding S41 family peptidase — MKNYSIILLAAALSSCASIRRHNDQRASCIKPEKLKEDVDYAYSKLKQMHPQLYWYISKPELDHKFDSLKGTIHESLTPLQFYFKLQPVIADIKEGHLSLRIPRRKFTKKEIKNLENKKGLFSRFEYYIKGDHLFIIQNKDSIENIQPGTEVLSINHIPVSEYVNKYRKLISSDGFNTTFQSYFLKDVFFNFYTAENGFTNSASIETLYKGKKNTYTLLRESKSKDDKEQDKAQEKRTPEKKVNDYVASSNSYNRSFKFLDKDSTTAYVKVKSFSRDYSEKFYKETFKKIKNAGSQYLIIDVRNNYGGSLHEINNLYSYLAPEPYVLIKPSQLASRITPLKTNYFRKSTAFEYAFKSLAYPTYVFAQTFSTYKKDGKIYYKMKADKPTKPNKDAFHGKVFVLINGGSFSASSIITAKLKYDKRAILVGEETGGANDGTVAGFYSYQKLPNSKINLPIGLLLVQPNIDFLNTKKGVAPDITITESMQDIIKKRDPQLDWVKNEIAKEKKNK, encoded by the coding sequence TTGAAAAATTATTCGATTATATTGCTGGCAGCAGCGCTCTCTTCATGTGCATCTATCAGAAGGCATAATGATCAGAGAGCCTCATGCATCAAACCCGAAAAGCTTAAAGAGGATGTAGATTACGCCTACTCAAAACTTAAGCAGATGCATCCCCAGCTTTACTGGTATATTTCCAAGCCGGAACTTGATCATAAATTTGACAGTCTTAAGGGAACAATCCATGAGTCTCTGACCCCGCTTCAGTTTTATTTTAAATTGCAGCCGGTGATCGCTGATATCAAAGAAGGACATCTGTCTCTGAGAATTCCAAGAAGGAAGTTTACCAAGAAGGAGATTAAAAATCTTGAGAATAAAAAAGGGTTGTTCAGCCGTTTTGAATATTATATAAAAGGCGATCATTTATTCATCATTCAAAATAAAGATTCAATAGAGAACATACAGCCGGGAACGGAAGTTTTATCAATCAACCATATTCCGGTTTCTGAATATGTAAATAAATACAGAAAACTCATCAGCAGCGATGGGTTTAACACTACTTTCCAATCCTATTTTTTAAAGGATGTGTTCTTTAATTTTTATACGGCAGAAAACGGATTTACAAATTCCGCCTCTATAGAAACACTTTACAAAGGCAAAAAAAACACCTACACTCTGCTTCGTGAATCCAAATCTAAAGACGACAAAGAACAGGACAAAGCGCAGGAAAAACGTACGCCTGAAAAGAAAGTCAATGATTATGTAGCATCAAGCAATTCTTATAACCGGAGTTTTAAATTCCTCGATAAAGACAGCACGACTGCTTATGTTAAAGTAAAAAGCTTTTCAAGGGATTATTCAGAGAAATTCTATAAGGAAACTTTTAAAAAAATAAAAAACGCCGGATCCCAATACCTCATCATAGATGTCCGTAATAATTACGGAGGATCATTGCACGAGATCAACAACCTGTATTCTTATCTGGCTCCTGAACCTTATGTCCTGATAAAGCCCTCGCAACTTGCTTCAAGGATTACCCCGCTGAAAACCAATTACTTCAGAAAAAGCACCGCTTTTGAATACGCTTTTAAAAGCCTTGCCTATCCCACGTACGTATTTGCGCAGACCTTCAGCACTTATAAAAAAGATGGAAAGATCTATTATAAAATGAAGGCAGACAAGCCTACAAAGCCTAATAAGGATGCTTTTCATGGTAAGGTGTTTGTATTGATCAACGGGGGAAGCTTTTCAGCCTCGTCTATCATTACAGCAAAGCTTAAATATGACAAAAGAGCAATTCTCGTAGGGGAAGAAACCGGGGGTGCCAATGACGGAACTGTTGCCGGGTTTTACTCTTACCAGAAGCTTCCCAATTCAAAGATCAACCTTCCTATCGGCCTTTTGCTGGTACAGCCGAATATTGATTTTTTGAATACTAAAAAAGGGGTGGCTCCTGATATTACCATTACCGAAAGCATGCAGGATATCATTAAGAAAAGAGATCCGCAGCTGGACTGGGTAAAGAATGAAATTGCAAAGGAGAAAAAGAACAAATAA
- a CDS encoding NADP-dependent glyceraldehyde-3-phosphate dehydrogenase, with product MDSVNKRSLQDIFKSENEIPEEYKVSEIHQKVYLLNGELVEWKGETQNIYSPICIPTENGLERKLLGSIPNISPKEAMEVLEASVKAYDNGLGEWPTMSVEGRIKCMQKFVYLMIEQRDLVIKLLMWEIGKTLADSTKEFDRTVDYINQTIDALKDLDRESSRFQQAEGTIAQIRRAPLGVVLSMGPFNYPLNEIFTTLIPALIMGNTILFKLPKHGVLAHYPLLNAFKEAFPKGTVNTLYGKGSEIITPIMESGKVNVLAFIGSSKVANGLKKLHPKVNRLRAILSLDAKNAAIVTRNADLDVAVSECILGALSFNGQRCTALKLIFVQKEIADEFTQKLSAAVSALKPGLPWEKDVKVTPLPEVNKPPYLKECIDDALAKGGKILNENGGFTEESFVFPAVVYPVNSDMKLYHEEQFGPVIPVVPFEDIEEPIDYQVNASHGMQVSIFSEDPQEVSRLIDPFVNLVSRVNINCQAQRGPDVFPFTGRKDSAEGTLSVFDALRSFSIRSLVAAKLTDSNKKLLNTIVREHDSNFLSTDYIF from the coding sequence ATGGATTCAGTAAACAAGCGGTCATTGCAGGATATTTTTAAAAGTGAAAACGAAATTCCCGAAGAATATAAAGTTTCCGAAATCCATCAGAAGGTCTATCTTCTGAACGGAGAACTGGTAGAATGGAAAGGGGAGACCCAAAACATCTATTCACCCATCTGCATCCCTACAGAAAACGGACTGGAAAGAAAGCTCCTTGGAAGCATCCCCAATATTAGCCCCAAAGAAGCCATGGAAGTTCTTGAAGCTTCTGTAAAAGCCTATGATAACGGTTTGGGAGAATGGCCTACCATGTCCGTTGAAGGGAGAATTAAATGTATGCAGAAATTTGTATACCTGATGATAGAACAGCGCGATCTTGTCATTAAACTCCTGATGTGGGAAATCGGTAAAACGCTGGCAGATTCCACGAAAGAATTCGACCGTACTGTGGATTACATCAACCAGACGATTGATGCGCTGAAGGATCTGGATAGGGAGTCTTCCCGCTTCCAGCAGGCAGAAGGAACCATTGCACAGATCAGAAGAGCTCCGCTTGGCGTTGTTTTGAGTATGGGGCCTTTCAACTATCCTTTAAATGAAATTTTCACTACCCTGATCCCGGCACTGATCATGGGAAATACTATTTTGTTTAAACTTCCAAAGCATGGTGTACTGGCTCATTATCCCTTATTGAATGCCTTCAAAGAAGCTTTCCCGAAAGGAACGGTCAATACCCTTTACGGAAAGGGTTCAGAGATCATCACCCCAATCATGGAAAGCGGAAAAGTAAACGTTCTGGCCTTCATTGGTTCCAGTAAAGTAGCAAACGGACTGAAAAAGCTGCATCCTAAAGTGAACCGCCTGCGTGCCATCCTGAGCCTGGATGCCAAAAATGCAGCAATTGTCACCAGAAATGCAGATCTTGACGTTGCGGTGAGTGAATGTATTCTTGGGGCATTATCCTTCAACGGACAGCGATGTACAGCATTGAAGCTGATATTTGTTCAGAAAGAAATTGCTGACGAGTTCACCCAAAAGTTAAGTGCCGCAGTTTCTGCACTGAAGCCGGGGCTTCCGTGGGAAAAAGACGTGAAAGTAACTCCGCTTCCGGAAGTCAATAAACCGCCATACCTGAAAGAATGTATTGATGACGCTTTGGCGAAAGGAGGGAAGATTTTAAATGAAAATGGAGGCTTTACGGAAGAATCCTTCGTCTTTCCTGCCGTAGTTTATCCGGTGAACAGCGATATGAAGCTTTATCACGAGGAACAGTTCGGGCCGGTAATCCCAGTAGTCCCTTTTGAAGATATAGAAGAACCTATAGATTATCAGGTAAATGCCTCGCATGGGATGCAGGTGAGCATTTTCAGTGAAGATCCGCAGGAAGTTTCAAGGCTGATTGACCCGTTTGTGAATCTGGTGAGCCGTGTGAACATCAATTGCCAGGCGCAACGCGGACCGGATGTCTTTCCATTTACGGGACGTAAAGACAGCGCAGAAGGAACACTTTCTGTTTTTGATGCACTTCGTTCATTCTCAATTAGGTCTCTGGTAGCCGCTAAACTGACGGATTCCAATAAAAAATTATTAAATACCATTGTAAGAGAACATGATTCTAACTTCTTAAGTACGGACTATATTTTCTAG